One Littorina saxatilis isolate snail1 linkage group LG12, US_GU_Lsax_2.0, whole genome shotgun sequence genomic region harbors:
- the LOC138981675 gene encoding zinc finger protein 768-like isoform X1: MMNTDMDTAARFITSLTKALQAVIHGSLDFSKHIEVGGYLYVRVDNSERVDYVLSEKLQKSDVNSMTFLSNSFHALPPEDVQQNRSSKEQNSESAHITVEPMTRSTIDEKPRSRSSEIEGSVLPHSSSKSPQHTSGSSSLRRNADHFHRPHSVADREGLKIARDNLKWPVSIGNSSTLNNPETPRSSNRTQSLTDFQTAFRSPPPAFNSQSQQSSTSSLTPSFSHNQNGSSSRNASSHPLRHHHQQQQQNKAGILPDASEMEVVHIKTEDEDDVFNIPLQCQQGGSETDALATQGKAPWLAMGGQQPFYFPYPRLARSQSWDRRMGMAGSNSKFPYFSGERDADNLSLSCKVCGKTYRSRQGLLFHERAKHQNVYNVYCPVCGKGFQQTTHMYGHMATHTNVKNFHCQACGAKYAHKTSLQQHIRSGSCRASHMGNQAGLDLSSSQILREFAPFNVSETPPRASPSHSQSQSPQESDLSQSQPEADLTLSQGRSLSFSHTDLSSSECGSTSFSGEENPERLSDQNVRRDHDMGMNLTLSGAVNRTAPTPSMKNEDQVVSLNMTHGNREAELNMTGTSHTECHNIGADLSKDAHSGINTPKRISEDADRHDSIYRQDSDLTETVSLSFTADDD; encoded by the exons ATGATGAACACGGATATGGACACAGCTGCCCGGTTCATCACATCCCTCACCAAGGCTCTTCAAGCGGTCATCCATGGTTCTCTGGACTTCAGCAAACACATTGAGGTCGGAGGCTACCTTTATGTGCGGGTTGACAACTCTGAACGGGTTGACTATGTCCTGAGCGAAAAGTTGCAAAAGAGTGATGTAAATTCAATGACGTTCTTGAGCAACAGCTTTCATGCTTTGCCTCCAGAAGATGTCCAGCAAAACCGATCTTCCAAAGAACAAAACAGTGAATCTGCACATATTACTGTTGAGCCAATGACAAGGTCCACAATTGATGAAAAACCTCGGTCTAGATCATCGGAAATAGAAGGTTCAGTTTTACCTCATTCCAGCTCCAAATCTCCACAACACACCTCAGGTTCTAGCAGCCTAAGAAGAAATGCAGATCATTTTCATCGGCCACATAGTGTTGCAGACAGGGAAGGCTTGAAGATAGCACGTGACAATTTGAAATGGCCAGTATCCATTGGCAATAGTTCTACGCTTAATAACCCTGAAACACCCAGGTCTAGCAACAGGACTCAGTCTCTGACTGACTTTCAGACAGCATTCCGTAGCCCACCGCCAGCTTTCAACAGCCAGTCTCAGCAGTCTTCTACCTCATCACTCACGCCAAGCTTTTCTCATAATCAGAATGGCAGCAGTTCTAGAAATGCATCCAGCCATCCCTTAcgccatcatcatcaacagcagcagcagaacaAAGCAGGCATCTTGCCAGATGCTAGTGAGATGGAAGTGGTTCACATAAAAACTGAAGACGAAGATGACGTTTTCAACATTCCTCTTCAGTGCCAGCAAGGGGGGTCAGAAACTG ATGCACTTGCAACACAAGGGAAAGCACCCTGGTTAGCAATGGGTGGGCAGCAGCCGTTCTACTTTCCGTATCCTCGCTTAGCACGCTCACAGAGCTGGGACAGACGAATGGGCATGGCAGGCTCCAACTCCAAGTTTCCTTATTTCTCAGGGGAGAGAGATGCTGACAATTTATCCTTGTCTTGTAAAGTCTGCGGCAAAACTTACAGGTCTCGACAAGGTCTGCTTTTCCATGAGCGCGCCAAACACCAAAATGTTTATAATGTGTACTGTCCTGTGTGCGGCAAAGGCTTccagcaaacaacacacatgtaCGGCCACATGGCTACCCACACCAATGTCAAGAACTTCCATTGCCAGGCATGCGGCGCCAAGTATGCCCACAAGACTTCTCTGCAGCAGCATATTCGTAGTGGTTCTTGTCGGGCATCACATATGGGCAACCAGGCAGGCCTGGACCTTTCTTCCTCGCAGATTCTGAGGGAGTTTGCACCATTTAATGTTAGTGAAACTCCACCTAGAGCTAGTCCAAGTCACAGCCAAAGCCAGAGCCCTCAGGAGTCAGATTTGAGCCAGAGTCAGCCAGAGGCAGATTTGACCTTGAGTCAAGGGCGGTCATTAAGTTTTAGCCACACAGACCTGTCTAGTAGTGAATGCGGTAGTACTTCTTTCAGTGGCGAAGAGAACCCAGAAAGACTCTCAGATCAGAATGTAAGAAGGGATCATGATATGGGAATGAACTTGACATTGTCGGGAGCAGTTAATAGGACTGCTCCTACTCCTAGCATGAAAAATGAAGACCAGGTAGTAAGTCTCAATATGACACATGGGAACAGAGAAGCTGAACTGAATATGACAGGTACGAGTCATACAGAATGCCACAACATAGGGGCAGACTTGAGCAAAGACGCCCATAGTGGAATTAACACACCTAAAAGAATCAGCGAGGATGCCGACAGACATGATTCTATATACAGGCAGGACTCTGATCTCACCGAAACTGTGTCGCTGTCTTTTACTGCTGATGATGATTAA
- the LOC138981675 gene encoding zinc finger protein 768-like isoform X3: MMNTDMDTAARFITSLTKALQAVIHGSLDFSKHIEVGGYLYVRVDNSERVDYVLSEKLQKSDVNSMTFLSNSFHALPPEDVQQNRSSKEQNSESAHITVEPMTRSTIDEKPRSRSSEIEGSVLPHSSSKSPQHTSGSSSLRRNADHFHRPHSVADREGLKIARDNLKWPVSIGNSSTLNNPETPRSSNRTQSLTDFQTAFRSPPPAFNSQSQQSSTSSLTPSFSHNQNGSSSRNASSHPLRHHHQQQQQNKAGILPDASEMEVVHIKTEDEDDVFNIPLQCQQGGSETGADSKSDILQSQTDPLPPVSFPNIFQPTLPPSTSAAGSHLGWLDIHLPPLPTQPDSSQQGLFQTMVASQSSASSSFTPIPCQSPAQSNPQWPISVGSTSVQSRYSRVSGSLCGRVSMSRQGCGGEFACGKCGKLFLNKLSLNQHMKSHGERKFACEVCGQRFLYKHHLPRHQLAVHGAVTYNSAYGAVGGSGEQPPLPPAAADVPPPVDSLEGLHVVFENPS, translated from the exons ATGATGAACACGGATATGGACACAGCTGCCCGGTTCATCACATCCCTCACCAAGGCTCTTCAAGCGGTCATCCATGGTTCTCTGGACTTCAGCAAACACATTGAGGTCGGAGGCTACCTTTATGTGCGGGTTGACAACTCTGAACGGGTTGACTATGTCCTGAGCGAAAAGTTGCAAAAGAGTGATGTAAATTCAATGACGTTCTTGAGCAACAGCTTTCATGCTTTGCCTCCAGAAGATGTCCAGCAAAACCGATCTTCCAAAGAACAAAACAGTGAATCTGCACATATTACTGTTGAGCCAATGACAAGGTCCACAATTGATGAAAAACCTCGGTCTAGATCATCGGAAATAGAAGGTTCAGTTTTACCTCATTCCAGCTCCAAATCTCCACAACACACCTCAGGTTCTAGCAGCCTAAGAAGAAATGCAGATCATTTTCATCGGCCACATAGTGTTGCAGACAGGGAAGGCTTGAAGATAGCACGTGACAATTTGAAATGGCCAGTATCCATTGGCAATAGTTCTACGCTTAATAACCCTGAAACACCCAGGTCTAGCAACAGGACTCAGTCTCTGACTGACTTTCAGACAGCATTCCGTAGCCCACCGCCAGCTTTCAACAGCCAGTCTCAGCAGTCTTCTACCTCATCACTCACGCCAAGCTTTTCTCATAATCAGAATGGCAGCAGTTCTAGAAATGCATCCAGCCATCCCTTAcgccatcatcatcaacagcagcagcagaacaAAGCAGGCATCTTGCCAGATGCTAGTGAGATGGAAGTGGTTCACATAAAAACTGAAGACGAAGATGACGTTTTCAACATTCCTCTTCAGTGCCAGCAAGGGGGGTCAGAAACTG GTGCAGACAGCAAAAGCGACATCCTGCAGTCTCAAACAGACCCTCTGCCACCAGTTTCTTTTCCCAACATTTTCCAGCCTACCTTACCACCCAGCACCTCGGCTGCAGGATCTCATCTGGGGTGGCTTGATATccacctccctcccctccccactcAGCCAGACAGCAGCCAACAAGGATTGTTCCAGACAATGGTGGCGTCTCAGAGTTCTGCCAGTTCTAGTTTTACTCCCATCCCATGTCAGTCCCCAGCCCAGAGCAACCCTCAATGGCCAATATCTGTGGGGTCAACGTCAGTCCAGAGCCGCTATTCCAGAGTGTCTGGCAGCCTGTGTGGTCGTGTCAGTATGTCTCGGCAAGGCTGTGGGGGAGAATTTGCTTGTGGGAAGTGTGGAAAATTGTTTCTGAACAAGCTGAGTCTGAACCAGCACATGAAGAGCCACGGTGAGCGCAAGTTTGCATGTGAGGTGTGTGGTCAGCGCTTTCTCTACAAGCATCACCTGCCCAGACATCAGCTGGCCGTGCATGGGGCTGTGACATACAACAGTGCTTATGGTGCTGTTGGTGGTAGTGGTGAGCAACCTCCTCTTCCcc